The stretch of DNA TAAAAATGAAATAATTGATGAACGAGGTAGGCAGTATCGATTTGGAGGGGCTTATGTTGGCTGGGGAAATTATCGAGTGCGAATAAATTCCGATAGATATGTAAGACATGCAATACAAAATAGATTAGCCCACACATTCATTTCCCCTCAACCAGGTTTTAGAGTTTTGTCTAATACTATAAGTCCTTATTTACAATATCAAACGCGTAATAAATTCACATCATGGTAAGAAAAATTATTTTATCAATAATATTGTTATTGGTATATTCTTGTGCAAATACTCAAACTTTGGGAGATGGTAGTAAAACCCTTACAAAGAAATATAAAAATCGGGGGAAATTTAATTCTAAAATATTTGAATTAATTGATAATAATTTCTTTTATAAGGAAATTGATTCTTATCTAGTAGATAAAGATTATGTAAAAACAAGACAAATTGGAAGCAGCAACATATTAAACTTTCTTCAGTTTTATGATGATGGAAGTATTCGATTTTTGTTATATAAAGAGCCTAATCCAGAAATTACAGGTAGAAGAGGTATAATTTATTTAAAAAATAATAATCTAAAAATAGATACGCAATTTACAAATCAAGGGGGAGCTATTTCAAAAGGGACATATAGTGTCAAAGTAGATGGAAATAAATTATATCTTTTTGATGATAACTCATTAGTGCCTAGATCGGAATATATTTGTTTGGTATTCGAAAAATCCGAAAAAATCCCTGAAGACTGGAAGAAGTATAAAACGGATTGGTAAAAGAAAATCATAAAAAATTTTTGAGGATAAAATAATTGTAAAATTATCGTTAACACAATAGAAATAATACAACAGCCATTGCTTATGCAATGGCTGTTGTTCGGTTAAAAAACTGGAATTATAGATTGGGATTATTTTCTATTTCCTTCTGCGGAATTGTAAATAAATAATACTTACTATTCGGAGCAAACGCTGACTGGTCAGGAAAAGAGAATATAGAATGTCCTCTTCCTCCAACTGTTTTTACGGTTCCATCAGGTGTTGTTATCTGAACCTGTATCGGTTGTCCATTGGCAGTAGTATATGGTTTTCTTGCCACCGTTCCCTGAGTACGGATGATATCAGATAATGAAAACCCCTCACCGAATAACTCTTTTCTTCTTTCGATCAGGACTTCTTTAATAACTTCATTTTGTGATAAAGATCCATTATAAGCATTAGCATTTCTTGCTGTCTTCAATTGATTTAAAACCGCCACAGCATTCGCTTCATTTCCATTTCTTGCTTCAGCCTCAGCTTCGATCAGATACATTTCTGCTGATCTCATGAAGACAATGTCTGCAATAAGATTCGCTTTAAACTTAAACTTCGCATACCTCAAAAGCCCCTCTCTTCCCGGAAGTCCATCCCACTGAAACAACTGATATCGAATATCGTGAGTGTCGAATAAATCTTTAAAATAAGGATCGGCCATAAAACTGTAATAATAGCTTCCCGAAGAAGAAACATCTAAGTAATGAAATGCATAACTTTCTCCTGATTGTTCCTGTGTCTGACCATGACCCCAAATCCATTCCCCATTACCAATATCATTAAATCCATCCTTATATTTTTCGGGAGCCATTAAAGGAAAACCTGTTTTGGCTATTTTTGCAGCTGTAATAGCTTTGGCCCATTCACCCGTATTTAAATAAGTCCTTGCCAACAATCCATTAACCACAGAACGGTCAATCTTATCTTTAATATTTCTTGTATAGTTTTGTAATAAATGGTCGGCTTCAGATAAATCATTTTTAATCAGCGTATACATTTCTTCAAGGCTTGCCCTTTTCTTCCCTACCGAATTCGTTGTCGTTGGTTCAGTATAAATAGGAGCTACTAAGGCATTCTTATCTTTTAAATAGCTAAACTGATAAAAGCTGGCCAGATTTAAATAACAAAAAGCCCGTAAAGCTTTTGCCTGACCTTTAACCTGATCTTTTTTCGATTGGCTTCCCTCTACTCTATCAATACGGCTGATGACATTATTCATATTATTTATTGTGGAATACAACATACTCCAGATAAACTGTGAGCGTCCACCTGTATTATTAACCAGATCAGTAAATGCATAGGCTGAAGCAAAACCATATTTATTGGTTAAGACTGCGACATCACTTCCCATTGCATCACTTGTTCTAAGTACGGTAGAATAACCAATATTAGCATAGTTAGTTCCATCATCATTGAATTTCGCCCAAGCTCCGTTGATCACCGTTTCTGTACTTTCTGCAGTTTTGAACACTTCATCTTCATTGGCCTGATTTGTAGGAGCAGTATCCAAATCATTGGTACACCCTGTAAAAGATAATGCCGCAATCATGACAAGGGATATATATTTTAATTTTTTCATTGTTTAAATTTTAAATGATTAAAGAGTTGCCTGAAGACCAAAAGTTATCGTTCTCATCGCAGGATACCTGTAGTAAGTTGTTCCATCTATACTTTGTTCAGGATCCATTCCTTTGTGTCCATAGAACGTAAGGAGGTTTTCTGCCTGTAAGTAAATTCTAAATTTCTTTAAACCTAATTTTCCAAAATAATCGGAAGGCAACGTATACCCAATACTTACATTCTTTACTCTCGCATACGTTCCCGAATACAAAAATCTTGAAGACACTGAGGTCCAGTTATTTGTTTTCGTACTTAAAGCCGGGACGTCGGTATTTGGATTTTCAGGAGTCCATCTATTGAGCATCTCAGCACTCCATGATGCTCCTGCATTATTTCCGTTAGACATCAGCATCGTATAGTCTGTATCAAGGATTTTTCCTCCAATACTAAACGTGACCAATCCTGAAAAATCAAAATTTTTATAGTTGATACTCGTAGTAACTCCACCGGAAACTTTAGGTAAAGAAGAGCCTTGCAATGTTTTTGTTGCTTTAGCATATTCCGAAGTGGTACCTTCTACTGTATTTCCACTGGCATCCTGGTAAATATACTTCCACAAAGGAGCTCCATTACTCGGATCTACTCCCATCCATTCAGGAATGAAAAAGTCATATACCGAACCTCCGACCTGCAGTAATTTACTTCCGGTAACGATCGACCCTTTAGGAAGCTTGGTAATTCTGTTTTTTAAAGTACTTAAGTTAACATCTACATCCCAGTGAAAATTATCTGTTCTGACCGGAGTTGTAAATAATGAGAATTCAAATCCTGTATTTTTAAGCTCTCCGATATTGGCAGAATAACCACTGAAACCTAAAGATGGAGCTAATGGCATCTCAAATAAAAGGTCCTGACTTGTGCGCTGAAAATACTCTATATTTCCTTTGATCCGGTTGTTAAGGATCGCGAATTCCAGTCCTACATTCAAATTAAGATTAGTCTCCCATTTCAGATCCTCTGTAGGCAGTCTGTTAGCAACAGTTCCACCTTCTCCAAGGTTATTATAAAAGGCATATAAGCTTTGGTAAGCATAATAGATATTTTGATTTCCTTTCATTATTTTATCATTTCCTTGCCCACCATAACTTGCCCGAAGGGTAAGCTGATTAAAGAAATTTAAATCTTTGATAAAGGCTTCGTTAGATGCTTTCCAGGATCCTCCTACGGACCAAAAAGTTCCCCATCTGTTTTGAGGTGAGAACCTTGAAGAACCATCAGCTCTTACTGATCCGGAAATAAAATAAGTATTTTTAAAATCATACTCCGCTTTTCCTAAGAAACTCAGCAATCCTACCCTGTCACTATTTCCACTAAATCCGCCTAATAAAGCAGCTGCATCCGGTTCATAATAATAAGGAAGCGAAAATTGGCTCCTATTTCCCGATATGGTCTGATATTCATAATGATAAAATTCTTGCCCGCCCAAAATATTAAAATGATGTTGGTTGAACTTTTTGTCATAAGTCAGGATATTACTGGTAGTGTATGAAAGCATTCTTGAATTTGTTTTTGTCACTGAACCACCAATCTCACTTCCTTGCCCTAGTAAAGGATTAGAATAATAGTGCCCATTATAATTTACCAAATCGACAGAGAAGCTGGATTTGAATTTTAATTCAGGCAAGAAAGTAAAATCCAAATATCCTTTTCCGGAAAAGTTATCTTCCCTGTTTTCATTTTTATCTAATGGTAAAGTTGCAGCGGCATTCTGATTCTGTAAAGCACTTGTTGGCCTGTATTTTCCAAAATCATAAATTGTATTTCCATTAGCATCAAGTCTGTAACTTCCATCTGCATTTCGCTCATAATAAGGATAAAAAGAAGGAATTACTCTTGCTGCATTAATGATATTATCCTGTCTTGAATCAGAAGAAGGTGGGGCTTCCTGAAGACTATTGGTATAACTTAAGTTAGCTCCTATCGTCAACCACTTTTTGACCTCATTGTTGATCTTTAGTCTTGTACTGTATTTCTTAAAGCCTGAACCGATAGCAATTCCTTTATCATCAAGATATCCCAGTGAGAAAAAGTAATTCCCTTTTTCATTTCCACCACTGAAATCAAGATCTACCTGATTTCTTGAAGCCACTCTCTGCAGAATATCCCTCCAGTCATCATTCCATAAAGCTCTTGCCCCTGGTATTAGTTTGCCATCTGTTCCTACAGGCTTTGCATAATTAAGTCCATAGGGGTTAATTCCTAAAATATTCACCAGATTATCTGTAGCCATTTGAGCGGCCTGTTGCGAGGAAACCTGACCTGATCTATATCCATTTCTCATGGCTTCCCAATATAATTGAAAATACTGATCAGTATTCACCTGCTCATAATCTTTTACCGCTCTGCTGGAAAAACCCTGGCTGATATTAAAATTAATTCTTGATTCCCCTTTTTTTCCTGATTTCGTAGTTACCATGATAATCCCATTGGCACCTCTGGATCCATATAAAGAGCTTGCTGTAGCATCTTTCAGCACACTGATCGATTCAATATCATTGGGACTGATGGAATTAATATTTCCGTCAAAAGGAATTCCATCTACCACAAATAAAGGGCTGCTTGAAGCACTTACCGATCCGATCCCTCTGATACGAATTGTTGCCGTAGCTCCCGGTTGTCCGGATGCGCTCACTGCTTGTAAACCTGCAACCTGACCTTCCAATGCTTTCGTAATATTAGTAACAGGTCTATTGTTAATTTTTTCACTAGAGATTGTTGCTACAGATCCAGTATAACTTGTCCTTTTAGCTTTACCGTATGCTACAACCACAACCTCATCAATATCCTTTTCACGAAGTGTATCTTTTTTTGATTGGATTTCCTGCCCATGAACCGTCACTAATCCTAATAAGAATACAGCGCCAGTAGGAATCCAAATTTTGGCATTAAATAGTTTTTTATTAGCCATAATCAATTTTGTTTATCAAATATTAAAAAATAACCCTTTGCAGAAAAGTCAGCAAAGGGCATCAAGAAATTTGATTAACCAAATGCTTATTTTTCCTTAAAAGGCTGAATGTAACACCTTACTTTACGCAGGTTGTCAAGACTTCACAGGGTCAGTTCCCTCCATCTTTCTTTATAAGCCGATCGAAATATGGTTGCAAATCTAAAAACAAATAGTCTATAAAACAAGTAGACTATTTGTTTTTTTATTTTAAATTCTCAAAATTTAACTTAATTTTTACATAAAAAACCGATAAATAGGCTTTTATGAAAATTACTAAATCATTAAACATGACAAATATCATTATCAATTATTCAAAACTACTATCCAATTATGAACAAAAAAAATGACGCTTAAAAGCGTCATTTTCAACTATTTTGATTCCTACCTATTCCAATTTTATTTGTAAACAAAAATTTTCTGTAGAAATGATGGTATTTAAATTTATAACATCCCAAACGGCCTATCTTACATATTCGATCGCAATACTAAATAGGTTACAAAAGAATTTCGCGTTAGGACTTTCTGTACAGCTACTTCCTTCGCTATAAAATTTATCTGTGGATTCATAATTGTAAAATAAATTTACATCAGTATAAACTAGTACATTACCATCTAAAGTTCCCGCAGCTCCACCTGCACTGTCTTTCATAAATAATTTGGCAGTAGCTGGATATTGTGTTAGTCTACCCATATAACGGTTGGTTTGTAGCTTCGTATTTTCTGGTAAATTCCCAAATATCCCACTGTTTGGCCCCTGAGAGCCCGTGGTAAAAAATGATCCCGGCCTTTGAGAATTAATATACTGTGTAGTATAACCTATATTCAACTTATTGATTGGGCTAAGATTTTGATGCTCTGCATCAATAACAAAGAACTTCTTCTTTTCCTGAATTTTCTGCTTCAAAACAGCGATAGACTGATCAGAAAAATAACTGGTATATACGTAACCAATCCAAATAATATCAGCATTATCTATTGCCGTTGCTAATTCAGAAGGAGTCGCAGTTCGGATATTAACTGTTTCAAAAATAAAATTAGACATTACCACACTTCCATTCGGTCCGAAATTGCTAGGGTTAGTTAATTTAGAGCGGGCAACAGATGAATACGTCCCATTGGAGTCTGTTGATAAAGTTCCATTCCATGCATCAGGAATTACTGAAAGGATCTTAATTACCCTTCCAGACGGTTGATTTGTTACTGTAACATTAAAAGTACAACTTTCATTTCCTCCTGGATTAATAATAGAGTAAGTATAAGTTCCTGTTTGTGCTGGAGTCCCTTCTGCTGAAAGAATGACATATTGCTCTCCTGTATTCTCAAAATTCCCTTCTCCATTAAAACTCATTCCATTAATGGTAGCTGTATTAATTTTATATTTACCTGGGCTGCTCACTGTAACTTTAATTCTTACAGATCCTGCAGCAGGGGAACCGGCATAAAAATTTCCATTAACAACAGGTTCACAGTCGATGGCATATACCGCAGCATTTCCCTGGCACATATTAATCCATTCCATGCTATTCCAAAACTCAAGACAGTGAACTGTTTTATTGTAGATCACCATACCCTCGGAACTTTCATCCGGAGCACCCGAAGTAATAAGAGCATCTCTCTGAGAAGTTGTTAAACGCGGTGGAAGGAAGCCTTTGTCATTAGAAAAAACTTCTAGCGCTGATTTAGAATGCGGGCTAGGAGTATTAATCCCTACTTGTCCATATATTAATAAAAATGGAGCTAGAAAAGATACTAGCCTTAGTAAGTTTTGTTTAATCATCATGTATTGTGTTTTAAAATTATTTACTATGAATATTTGTGTTAGTTAATGGTGAATTTAATGAGCTATATAATTATTTCAACTTTTATATTCTCTTAAACTATTTTATATTTTTAAATAAGGTTTTGTAAGCATTACTATAATATTTAGAATAGAAATGTCTTCTTCCATTTCGCTACAGTATTTCTACTTATCTTAAATTGATTAGATATTTCGGTATTACTATAACCATTTTTCTGCTGAAGCTCTAAAATTCTTGTGATCGTAAGCTTATCATAAGATCTATGTCTTTGATTAAACCGCTCTGTTTCCATATCTTTTAAACCAAAAATAATTTGGTTCAGTTCAAGCACATCCAGTACTGCTAATCTTTTTTTCTGTAAGATCGTTCTACAATTTTCAAATTTATCCGGGTACTTCATCTGAATCATATCCATATAAATTTGTTTATAATCAGGACCTTGTTCTTTCATAAACTCTTAATTATTATTTGAACTTACTAGTATTTAAAAAATTTTGGCTCAATACCAAAATTTAATTAAGATTTCCATTATACCTACTAATCCATTTATAGAGTGTTGTCCTCGGAATTCTATATTCTTCTATTATCTGAAGTTTTGTTTTTTGCCCTGTGTTTATAAGTTCCAAAATAAAATCGATTAGCTCTTTTGTATATATGTTTTTTCGGAATTGTGGCAAAACAAACTTTTGCTTACTATCCACAGTATTAAATTGAGCATTACCCAGAGGAGCAAAAATAATCAGATGCTGGGTATAAATTCTAAAAAAATCATACTCTAAAAGCTTGCTATACTTAAGAAGAAGCTCGGTAGGGAGCTCCTTTTGTCCCAATACTTTATATACCTCATCTTCGCTAGTATTAAGAAATTTACAGATACGAACAATAGAAATATCTATTTCTTCAATTCTTTTCTTAATACATTCTCCTATGTGGATATCTTTAAAATCAAAATTCATTCTTAAAACCTTAACATAAGTTAGATAGATCTTCAATCAAAAAATTTGCTTTATTTTCTATCAAAAACAACAACGCCCCTCATTTGTCTTTCAAAATCAATCCGGACATAGATACCAAATACAATAGCAGATTAA from Chryseobacterium piperi encodes:
- a CDS encoding transposase; the encoded protein is MKEQGPDYKQIYMDMIQMKYPDKFENCRTILQKKRLAVLDVLELNQIIFGLKDMETERFNQRHRSYDKLTITRILELQQKNGYSNTEISNQFKISRNTVAKWKKTFLF
- a CDS encoding transposase translates to MKIYLTYVKVLRMNFDFKDIHIGECIKKRIEEIDISIVRICKFLNTSEDEVYKVLGQKELPTELLLKYSKLLEYDFFRIYTQHLIIFAPLGNAQFNTVDSKQKFVLPQFRKNIYTKELIDFILELINTGQKTKLQIIEEYRIPRTTLYKWISRYNGNLN
- a CDS encoding RagB/SusD family nutrient uptake outer membrane protein — its product is MKKLKYISLVMIAALSFTGCTNDLDTAPTNQANEDEVFKTAESTETVINGAWAKFNDDGTNYANIGYSTVLRTSDAMGSDVAVLTNKYGFASAYAFTDLVNNTGGRSQFIWSMLYSTINNMNNVISRIDRVEGSQSKKDQVKGQAKALRAFCYLNLASFYQFSYLKDKNALVAPIYTEPTTTNSVGKKRASLEEMYTLIKNDLSEADHLLQNYTRNIKDKIDRSVVNGLLARTYLNTGEWAKAITAAKIAKTGFPLMAPEKYKDGFNDIGNGEWIWGHGQTQEQSGESYAFHYLDVSSSGSYYYSFMADPYFKDLFDTHDIRYQLFQWDGLPGREGLLRYAKFKFKANLIADIVFMRSAEMYLIEAEAEARNGNEANAVAVLNQLKTARNANAYNGSLSQNEVIKEVLIERRKELFGEGFSLSDIIRTQGTVARKPYTTANGQPIQVQITTPDGTVKTVGGRGHSIFSFPDQSAFAPNSKYYLFTIPQKEIENNPNL
- a CDS encoding SusC/RagA family TonB-linked outer membrane protein encodes the protein MANKKLFNAKIWIPTGAVFLLGLVTVHGQEIQSKKDTLREKDIDEVVVVAYGKAKRTSYTGSVATISSEKINNRPVTNITKALEGQVAGLQAVSASGQPGATATIRIRGIGSVSASSSPLFVVDGIPFDGNINSISPNDIESISVLKDATASSLYGSRGANGIIMVTTKSGKKGESRINFNISQGFSSRAVKDYEQVNTDQYFQLYWEAMRNGYRSGQVSSQQAAQMATDNLVNILGINPYGLNYAKPVGTDGKLIPGARALWNDDWRDILQRVASRNQVDLDFSGGNEKGNYFFSLGYLDDKGIAIGSGFKKYSTRLKINNEVKKWLTIGANLSYTNSLQEAPPSSDSRQDNIINAARVIPSFYPYYERNADGSYRLDANGNTIYDFGKYRPTSALQNQNAAATLPLDKNENREDNFSGKGYLDFTFLPELKFKSSFSVDLVNYNGHYYSNPLLGQGSEIGGSVTKTNSRMLSYTTSNILTYDKKFNQHHFNILGGQEFYHYEYQTISGNRSQFSLPYYYEPDAAALLGGFSGNSDRVGLLSFLGKAEYDFKNTYFISGSVRADGSSRFSPQNRWGTFWSVGGSWKASNEAFIKDLNFFNQLTLRASYGGQGNDKIMKGNQNIYYAYQSLYAFYNNLGEGGTVANRLPTEDLKWETNLNLNVGLEFAILNNRIKGNIEYFQRTSQDLLFEMPLAPSLGFSGYSANIGELKNTGFEFSLFTTPVRTDNFHWDVDVNLSTLKNRITKLPKGSIVTGSKLLQVGGSVYDFFIPEWMGVDPSNGAPLWKYIYQDASGNTVEGTTSEYAKATKTLQGSSLPKVSGGVTTSINYKNFDFSGLVTFSIGGKILDTDYTMLMSNGNNAGASWSAEMLNRWTPENPNTDVPALSTKTNNWTSVSSRFLYSGTYARVKNVSIGYTLPSDYFGKLGLKKFRIYLQAENLLTFYGHKGMDPEQSIDGTTYYRYPAMRTITFGLQATL
- a CDS encoding polymorphic toxin type 23 domain-containing protein, coding for MDERGRQYRFGGAYVGWGNYRVRINSDRYVRHAIQNRLAHTFISPQPGFRVLSNTISPYLQYQTRNKFTSW